The following proteins come from a genomic window of Prionailurus viverrinus isolate Anna chromosome D1, UM_Priviv_1.0, whole genome shotgun sequence:
- the CRY2 gene encoding cryptochrome-2, which produces MAAAVVTAAAAAAAAPAPAAGADGASSVHWFRKGLRLHDNPALLAAVRGARCVRCVYILDPWFAASSSVGINRWRFLLQSLEDLDTSLRKLNSRLFVVRGQPADVFPRLFKEWGVTRLTFEYDSEPFGKERDAAIMKMAKEAGVEVVTENSHTLYDLDRIIDLNGQKPPLTYKRFQAIISRMELPKKPVGSVTSQQMESCRAEIQENHDEAYGVPSLEELGFPTEGLGPAVWQGGETEALARLDKHLERKAWVANYERPRMNANSLLASPTGLSPYLRFGCLSCRLFYYRLWDLYKKVKRNSTPPLSLFGQLLWREFFYTAATNNPRFDRMEGNPICIQIPWDRNPEALAKWAEGKTGFPWIDAIMTQLRQEGWIHHLARHAVACFLTRGDLWVSWESGVRVFDELLLDADFSVNAGSWMWLSCSAFFQQFFHCYCPVGFGRRTDPSGDYIRRYLPILKGFPSRYIYEPWNAPESIQKAAKCIIGVDYPRPIVNHAETSRLNIERMKQIYQQLSRYRGLCLLASVPSCVEDLSNPVAEPSSSQTGNVSSAGPRALPSGPASPKRKLEAAEEPPGEELSKRARVAGLPAPELPSRDV; this is translated from the exons ATGGCGGCGGCTGTGgtgacggcggcggcggcggcggctgcggcccCGGCGCCGGCAGCCGGAGCGGATGGCGCCTCCTCAGTGCACTGGTTCCGCAAAGGGCTGCGGCTCCACGACAACCCCGCGCTGCTGGCGGCCGTGCGCGGGGCGCGCTGCGTACGCTGCGTTTACATCCTGGACCCTTGGTTCGCGGCCTCCTCCTCAGTGGGCATCAATCGTTGGAG GTTCCTACTTCAGTCTCTGGAAGATTTGGATACAAGTCTGAGGAAACTGAACTCTCGCCTGTTTGTAGTCCGGGGACAGCCCGCTGACGTGTTCCCAAGGCTATTCAAG GAATGGGGGGTGACCCGCTTGACCTTTGAATACGACTCTGAACCTTTTGGGAAAGAACGTGACGCAGCCATCATGAAGATGGCCAAGGAGGCCGGTGTGGAGGTGGTGACTGAGAACTCTCACACTCTCTATGACCTGGATAG GATTATCGACCTGAACGGGCAGAAGCCACCCCTTACCTACAAGCGCTTTCAGGCCATCATCAGCCGCATGGAGCTGCCCAAGAAGCCCGTGGGCTCCGTGACGAGCCAGCAGATGGAGAGCTGCAGGGCCGAGATCCAGGAGAACCATGATGAAGCCTATGGCGTGCCCTCCCTGGAGGAGCTGG GGTTCCCTACTGAAGGACTTGGCCCGGCTGTTTGgcaaggaggagagacagaagctCTGGCCCGCCTGGATAAGCATTTGGAACGGAAG GCTTGGGTCGCCAACTATGAGAGGCCCCGAATGAACGCCAACTCCCTGCTGGCCAGCCCCACGGGCCTCAGCCCCTACCTGCGCTTCGGCTGCCTCTCGTGCCGCCTCTTCTACTACCGCCTGTGGGACCTGTACAAAAAG gtgAAGCGGAACAGCACGCCCCCCCTCTCCCTGTTTGGGCAACTCCTGTGGCGAGAGTTCTTCTACACGGCAGCCACCAACAACCCCAGGTTTGACCGCATGGAGGGGAACCCCATCTGCATCCAGATCCCCTGGGACCGCAACCCTGAGGCCCTGGCCAAGTGGGCCGAGGGCAAGACAGGCTTCCCTTGGATTGACGCCATCATGACCCAGCTGAGGCAGGAGGGCTGGATCCACCATCTGGCCCGGCACGCTGTGGCCTGCTTCCTCACCCGCGGAGACCTCTGGGTCAGCTGGGAGAGCGGGGTCCGG GTATTTGATGAGCTGCTCCTGGATGCAGATTTCAGCGTGAACGCGGGCAGCTGGATGTGGCTGTCCTGCAGTGCTTTCTTCCAACAGTTCTTTCACTGCTACTGCCCTGTAGGCTTTGGCCGCCGCACGGACCCCAGTGGAGACTACATCAG GCGATACCTGCCCATATTGAAAGGATTCCCCTCTCGATACATCTATGAGCCCTGGAATGCCCCAGAGTCCATTCAGAAGGCAGCCAAATGCATCATCGGGGTGGACTATCCCCGGCCCATTGTCAACCATGCTGAGACCAGCCGACTCAACATTGAGCGAATGAAGCAGATTTATCAGCAGCTCTCCCGCTACCGGGGACTCT gtCTGCTGGCTTCTGTCCCTTCCTGTGTGGAAGACCTCAGCAACCCGGTGGCAGAGCCCAGCTCGAGCCAGACTGGGAACGTGAGCAGTGCAG GCCCAAGAGCACTACCGAGTGGCCCAGCGTCCCCGAAACGCAAGCTGGAAGCAGCCGAGGAGCCACCGGGCGAAGAACTCAGCAAACGGGCGAGGGTGGCAGGGTTGCCCGCCCCAGAGCTGCCGAGCAGGGACGTCTGA